CATCGAGCTGCGGAAGTGCGAATACGTAGCGGCTGATGGAGCCCTCGTGAGGAATCGTGAGTGCTGCCGTCGGGATGCCGAGATCCGCACCGTCCAACACGATGTGCGTGCCGCGACTCGGGCGGACGGTGATGCTCTCGTCCAGCGAGCCCGCCCAGACACCGGTGGCGTTGATCACGCTCCGCGCGCGGATCTCGAGTCGCTCGCCGCTGAGGGCGTCCTCGGCCAGCGCCCCGTCGCCATGCAGCCTGAGTGCGCGCACGCGTGTCAGGATGCGTGCGCCGAGACTCGCGGCGGTCCGGGCTGCAGCCACGACCAACCGTGCGTCATCGACGAGCTGACCGTCGTAGGTGACCATCCCCCCGCGCAGGCCCCGCGGATCCAGCGCGGGGACGAGGTCCAGCGCGCCGCGTCGCGACACGAGTCGAGGTCCGGGCAGCGTGGCTCGCGGCGTGCGCGCCTGCAGCCGCAGAAGATCGCCGATGGCCATGCCCGCCGCTCCTGCGACGCGCTGGCGAACCGTCACCCCGGGGGCGAACGGCAGCAGCTGAGGCAGGGCGCGGATCAGGTGAGGGGCGATAGAGGTCATCAGCAGGTGACGCTCCTGCGCGCTCTCCCGTGCGGTCGCGACGTCGCCCGTCGCGAGATAGCGCAGCCCGCCGTGCACGAGCTTCGAACTGAACCTGCTGGTGCCGAAGGCCAGGTCCTCCGCCTCGATCAGCACCACGCTCAGTCCGCGGGATGCGGCATCCAGGGTCGTGCCGACTCCCGTGATGCCGCCGCCGACCACGAGCACGTCCACCTTCTCGGACGCGCTGCGCTGCAGCTCGATGCGGCGACGCGCCGAGTCGAGATCAGCCGAGGGAGAGGTCATGGCCGCAGGATCCCGTCGAGGGTCGCTCGCAGTTCACGGTCCCAGGCATCATCGTCGATGAGCTCGGATACCGTGCCGTGCGACAGGATGGCCGACTGCGCGAGCAGCATGAGCATCACCGCGACATGTCGGGGATCACCTGCACGCACCGTGCCGCCTGCTTGCGCTGCTGCGATCGATTCCGCCATGCGCTGGAGAATGGCCCGCTGGCTGGCTCCGAACCGGTGCAGCATGTACCGCGTGAACACCTCCGGTTCACGATCCAGCAGTGCGGCGTAGACGGGGTCCGCCAGGAAAGCGGCTGAGAACCGCAGGACGTCCGCCACGATCTGCGCGCGGCTCCGCGACACCGGGATGTCCTCGAGCAGCGTCAGCATCCGGTGCAGCAGGGCGGCGCGCACGACTTCATCGGCGCCCGCCCAGCTGCGGTAGATCGTCGGACGGCTCACTCCCGCTTCGCGGGCGAGCTCGGCGATGGTGAGTCCGCCGACACCGCGCTGCGCGATCAGTCGCTCGGCGGTGTCGAGGATGCGCAGCTGGGTGGCATCCCAGATCGAGATGTGTGCTTGACGTTCTTCCATGATGTGTCACACTGTAACGCATGGATGATCAAGACGACAGGGCAGTCGATTCACCCGAGATGCGGTGGGACGGCTGGGGCGACCCCGACCGCGCCACAGAGCTGCCGCGTGCCGTGCGGGCGCTGCTGCCGGTGATGCTCGGACGGGTCCACCGACCGGAACCCGCACCCGAGATCCAGCGCGTGGCCGTGGACGAAACCCGGCTCACGGAGGCTGACCTCACGGCGTTCGGCGCCATCGTCGGCGAATCGCACGCCTCGACAGACCCGCAGATGCGCATCCGACGCGCCGCGGGCAGATCGACGCCCGACCTGCTGCGCCGCCGCGCACGCCACCAGCGGGTTCCGGATGCCGTCGTGCGTCCCGCGGACCACGCCGAGGTCTGCGAGGTCCTGCAGGCCGCTGCCGCCCGTGACATCGCTGTCGTCCCCTTCGGCGGTGGGACGAGTGTCGTGGGCGGCGTGGACCCGGATGCCGGTGCACACCGCGCAGTGATCGCAATGGATCTCGCACGCCTGAGCGGTCTCGTGCGCCTGGACGCGGTGAGCGGCGAAGCGGTGCTGCTCGCCGGGACTCGTGGTCCTGAAGCCGAGCGGCTGCTGGCCGAGCACGGCTTCGAGCTGGGCCACTATCCGCAGAGCTTCCGCTACGCCACCATCGGCGGCTTCGCCGCCACGCGCTCGTCGGGTCAGAATTCCGCCGGCTACGGACGGTTCGAATCCATGGTCACCGGCATCCGCGTGGCCACCCCGACCGGCGACCTGGATCTGGGGCGTGCGCCGGGCTCGGCGGCGGGTCCGGACCTCACACGCCTGCTGGTCGGCTCGGAAGGTGTCTTCGGGGTGATCACCGAGGTGCGCGTACGCGTGCACAGCGCTCCTGTCGAGCGCATCGTCGAGTCGTGGACGTTCCCCGACTTCGAGACCGGTGCCACGGCACTGCGCGAGGTCGTGCAGCGGGAGGTCGGACCGACCGTGATCCGTCTCTCGGACGAAGCCGAGACGGGGGTGAGCCTGGCGCAGATCGGGAAGATCGGCAAGGTTCTCGCCAAGGGTGCGAGTGCCGTGACCGTGTTCGAGGGGGAGGATGCCGAGCATCGACGGGAGCGGACCGCCGCGCTGATCACCGCCGCCGGGGGCAGCAGTTCCGGGCGCACCGCCGCGGAGGACTGGGCGCGCACGCGCTTCGATGGTCCCTACCTGCGCGACGCGCTGCTCGATGCCGGGGTCTTCTGCGAGACACTCGAGACGGCGACCACCTGGTCGAACCTGCACGCGCTGCGTGCAGCCGTCAACGCGGCTCTCAAGGACGGCTTCGCGGATGCCGGGGCGAAGAGCTTCATCATGTGTCACGTGTCGCACGTGTATCCCACGGGCGCCTCGCTGTACTTCACGGTTCTGGCCGGCGTGAAGACCGATCAGCTGGGCGTGTGGGGCCTCGTCAAGCACCGTGTCGGGGATGCGATCATGGCAGCAGGCGGCACGATCACGCACCACCACGCGATCGGCCGTGACCACGCGCCGTGGCTGGCCGAAGAGATCGGCGAGACCGGCATCCGCATCCTGCGCGCGGTCAAGCGCGAGCTCGACCCGCGCGGGATCATGAACCCCGGCGTGCTTCTGGGCGACGGGTCCCACGATGGCTGAGACTCCGCGCCTGGCGATGGTCGTGAACCCGCTCGCGGGCAAGGGGCGCGGTGCGCACGCGGCCGCGGAAGCCGAGCGGGTACTGCGCGCGGCGGGAGCCTCGGTGAGCGTGTTCACCGGCTCGAGCGCGGCGCAGACGCGTGCAGTGATGCGGCAGATCGTCGACGGGAACCCGGACGGAGTGGTCGTCGTCGGCGGCGACGGCACGCTCACGGGAATCGTCGACGTGCTCGCCGATGCCCACCTGCCCATCACCCTCGTACCCGCCGGTACGGGCAACGATCTGGCCAGGGCGCTGGGCATCCCGACAGGCGCACCAGGCGTCGCGGCGATGCTGGCATTGGAGGGGCTGCCCCGTCGCATCGATCTCGGCACCGTCGAGTCGCAGGGGGAGAGCAGGCCCTTCCTCACCGTCGCGGCGCTCGGATTCGACGCGAAGGTCAGCGAGCGCACCAACATCCTCCGGCATCCGAGCGGGCGGCTGCGCTACTACCTCGCGCTGGTCATCGAACTGCTGCGCCTGCGGCCCACGGACTTCGTCATCCGCATGGATGACGGTGCACCGAAGCGGATGCCGGGCACCCTGCTCGCTGTGGGGAACACGCCCACCTACGGCGGCGGGATGCCGATCTGCCGCGATGCGGAGCCCGACGACGGTCTGCTCGACATCGTGCACGTCGCCCCACTGGGACGGGTCAAGCTGCTGCGCGTGTTCCCGCTGCTGCTGCGCGGCACGCATCTCGGCCGCTCCGAGGTGACACATCGGAGGGCTGCCCGCGTGCGGGCCTCGGCCCCCGGCCTGATCGTCTACGCCGACGGCGAGCGCGCGGGCAGCGAGGAATGCACGATCGGCATCCGACCGGGTGCCGTGACGATGATGGTCCCGAAGGAGCGACCGGATGAAGTATGACGAGGATGTCGTGATCGTGGGATCGGGGTTCGGAGGATCCGTGGCCGCCCTGCGGCTGGCGGAGAAGGGCTACCGCGTGCGGGTGCTCGAGGCGGGGCGCAGGTTCGAGGATGACGACTTCGCGAAGACCTCCTGGGATGTGCGCCGCTACCTCTGGGCGCCGCTGCTGGGCTGCTTCGGCGTGCAGCGCATCCACCGGCTCCCGCATGTGATGATCCTCGCCGGTGCAGGCGTCGGCGGCGGATCGCTGAACTACGCCAACACCCTCTACGAGCCGGGCGATGCGTTCTTCGCCGACCGCCAGTGGCCGAAGGACATCGCGTGGCAGAGCGAGCTCACCCCGCACTACGCCACGGCCAAGCGGATGCTGGGGGTCGTTGACCGCTGGCCCCACACCGGCCCGGTGGAGCGGATCATGGCGGGCGCGGCATCCGATCTCGGCGTCGGCGACTCGTTCCGCCACGCGCCGGTCGGCGTCTTCCTCGGCATGCCGGGCGTCACCGTGCCCGACCCGTACTTCGACGGCGAGGGTCCGGCGCGCACGGGCTGCACGCAGTGCGGCAACTGCATGGTCGGCTGCCGAGTCGGCGCGAAGAACACTCTTATGAAGAACTATCTGGCTCTCGCCGAGCGCCGCGGCGTCGCCATCGAGCCGCTGCGCACGGTCACCGAGGTGCGCGAGGATCCCCGTGGCGGGTTCCTGGTCACCACGCAGCGCTCCGGGGCATGGGTGCGCCGCCGACGCAGGACGATCCGCGCCGAGCAGGTCGTCCTCGCCGCGGGCACGTGGGGCACGCAGAAGCTGCTGCACCGCATGAAGGCGTCCGGGGCGCTGCCGCGCGTCTCGGATGCCGTGGGACGCCTCACGCGCACGAACTCCGAGGCGCTCGACGGCTCGATCGCGACGCGGGTGCCGGATGCCGTGGACTACGCGCACGGGGTCGCCATCACCACCTCGTTCCACGTCGACGAGCGCACGCACGTCGAGAACGTGCGCTACGGCCCGGGGTCGAACCTCATGGGCGCTCTGGCCACCGTCCTGGTGCGCGGGGACCGGTCATTGGCGCGGCGGCTCGGCTCGCTGATCGCGCAGGCCGTGCGGCATCCGATCCGGCAGTTCCGGCTGGCGAACCTGCACCGCTGGAGCGAGCGCGGCATCATCGCCCTGGTCATGCAGAACGCCGACAACTCGCTGACGCTGTCGCTGCGCCGGAGGTTCGGCCGCGACATTCTGACGAGCAGGCAGGGACACGGAGAACCCAACCCGTCCTACCTGCCCCAGGCGCATCGCGCCGCGGCCGCGATCGCGACCAGGATGCAGCAGGAGACCGGAGTGCGCAGCGAGCCGCGCGGGTCGTGGCCGGAGGTCTTC
Above is a genomic segment from Microbacterium sp. W4I4 containing:
- a CDS encoding GMC oxidoreductase, whose translation is MKYDEDVVIVGSGFGGSVAALRLAEKGYRVRVLEAGRRFEDDDFAKTSWDVRRYLWAPLLGCFGVQRIHRLPHVMILAGAGVGGGSLNYANTLYEPGDAFFADRQWPKDIAWQSELTPHYATAKRMLGVVDRWPHTGPVERIMAGAASDLGVGDSFRHAPVGVFLGMPGVTVPDPYFDGEGPARTGCTQCGNCMVGCRVGAKNTLMKNYLALAERRGVAIEPLRTVTEVREDPRGGFLVTTQRSGAWVRRRRRTIRAEQVVLAAGTWGTQKLLHRMKASGALPRVSDAVGRLTRTNSEALDGSIATRVPDAVDYAHGVAITTSFHVDERTHVENVRYGPGSNLMGALATVLVRGDRSLARRLGSLIAQAVRHPIRQFRLANLHRWSERGIIALVMQNADNSLTLSLRRRFGRDILTSRQGHGEPNPSYLPQAHRAAAAIATRMQQETGVRSEPRGSWPEVFGIPLTAHFLGGAVISASPEDGVIDRYNRVWGHPGLHVVDGAAMPANPGVNPSLTITAIAERALSNWPARGEQDSRPPQ
- a CDS encoding diacylglycerol kinase family protein; the encoded protein is MAETPRLAMVVNPLAGKGRGAHAAAEAERVLRAAGASVSVFTGSSAAQTRAVMRQIVDGNPDGVVVVGGDGTLTGIVDVLADAHLPITLVPAGTGNDLARALGIPTGAPGVAAMLALEGLPRRIDLGTVESQGESRPFLTVAALGFDAKVSERTNILRHPSGRLRYYLALVIELLRLRPTDFVIRMDDGAPKRMPGTLLAVGNTPTYGGGMPICRDAEPDDGLLDIVHVAPLGRVKLLRVFPLLLRGTHLGRSEVTHRRAARVRASAPGLIVYADGERAGSEECTIGIRPGAVTMMVPKERPDEV
- a CDS encoding FAD-binding oxidoreductase, with amino-acid sequence MDDQDDRAVDSPEMRWDGWGDPDRATELPRAVRALLPVMLGRVHRPEPAPEIQRVAVDETRLTEADLTAFGAIVGESHASTDPQMRIRRAAGRSTPDLLRRRARHQRVPDAVVRPADHAEVCEVLQAAAARDIAVVPFGGGTSVVGGVDPDAGAHRAVIAMDLARLSGLVRLDAVSGEAVLLAGTRGPEAERLLAEHGFELGHYPQSFRYATIGGFAATRSSGQNSAGYGRFESMVTGIRVATPTGDLDLGRAPGSAAGPDLTRLLVGSEGVFGVITEVRVRVHSAPVERIVESWTFPDFETGATALREVVQREVGPTVIRLSDEAETGVSLAQIGKIGKVLAKGASAVTVFEGEDAEHRRERTAALITAAGGSSSGRTAAEDWARTRFDGPYLRDALLDAGVFCETLETATTWSNLHALRAAVNAALKDGFADAGAKSFIMCHVSHVYPTGASLYFTVLAGVKTDQLGVWGLVKHRVGDAIMAAGGTITHHHAIGRDHAPWLAEEIGETGIRILRAVKRELDPRGIMNPGVLLGDGSHDG
- a CDS encoding glycerol-3-phosphate dehydrogenase/oxidase; the encoded protein is MTSPSADLDSARRRIELQRSASEKVDVLVVGGGITGVGTTLDAASRGLSVVLIEAEDLAFGTSRFSSKLVHGGLRYLATGDVATARESAQERHLLMTSIAPHLIRALPQLLPFAPGVTVRQRVAGAAGMAIGDLLRLQARTPRATLPGPRLVSRRGALDLVPALDPRGLRGGMVTYDGQLVDDARLVVAAARTAASLGARILTRVRALRLHGDGALAEDALSGERLEIRARSVINATGVWAGSLDESITVRPSRGTHIVLDGADLGIPTAALTIPHEGSISRYVFALPQLDGRVFVGLTDEDAPGPVPDVAQPTEPEIAFLLDNLNRVLDTPVRRAQVLGAYAGLRPLVDSGDSSTADISRRHLVAASDAGFVTVLGGKLTTYRRMAEDAVDLAVGLRGLSASPSRTASLRLADSPTTESEQLVAGIALTRGEVESAVRREGAMSAEDVLDRRSRAGLVDADRARLLAPVTELVAALLDEIG
- a CDS encoding TetR/AcrR family transcriptional regulator — protein: MEERQAHISIWDATQLRILDTAERLIAQRGVGGLTIAELAREAGVSRPTIYRSWAGADEVVRAALLHRMLTLLEDIPVSRSRAQIVADVLRFSAAFLADPVYAALLDREPEVFTRYMLHRFGASQRAILQRMAESIAAAQAGGTVRAGDPRHVAVMLMLLAQSAILSHGTVSELIDDDAWDRELRATLDGILRP